Genomic segment of Polycladomyces abyssicola:
TTTTTGGAAGTCCATGTCTGATGATCGAAATCATTTGATCAGTTGATAACTCAGGATAGATATAACTTGACATACTCTGCCTCCTCTGTAAAGCCTATCAGACAGCGAGCTGATAAAAAATTGGTACTGAATTCTATTCAGTTGGATCATACAATTATGTGCTTCGAAATCTGGAGCGAGGAAGGAGGCAGAGTCATATGATGGAACAGAGAGGGTACCGAAACAGATGTGAGGTATACATCTATGTAGCAGGGTTTTCCGGAGATTGATTCAAGGAGCAACTCAGAAGATGAGGAAATAGATTCACTAAGTAACTGTGATGCTAGGAACTAATTCAGATAGTTTAAGGAGTGTGCAATATGAACAACTTGCATTTCGATCACTCCTACTGCGACAATCACTTGAAGCGGAAGGCACTGATCGCGCTCTTTGAGATGGTGTTTGGTATCTCTTCCGATTTCTTATCGTGCTTTTATGAAAGGGGATACTGGGACCCGACATACCGCCCTTATTCTTTTTTTAAAGGAAACAAGGTAGTAGCGAATGTCAGTATGTTTGATATGCCGTTGGTGATCAACGGGCAGAACGTAAAAGCAGCCGGCATACAATCCGTGATGACCCATCCTTCATATCGGGGGAAGGGTTTGATACGGAAGCTGTTCGTGGAGATTTTCAGCAGGTACGAACACCAATACCCGCTTTTCTTCTTATATACACAAATCCCTGCCATGTATCAAAAGTTCGGATTCCGTGTTCTTTCCCAGTACCATTTCATCTGTGAGGATGTTGAAAAGATAGGTAAACAGAAGCCGCTGATGGAGTTGGACATGCATAACGAACAGGATGCCAATATGGTTAGAAAGATGTTTGATAAGAGGGCACCCGTGTCACATGTGTTTGGATTCCGCCATCATCAAAGCGCCTTTTTCTTCCAGGTGCTGAGTGGGGATACGAAAGTGAAAGTGGCTTATGCCCCCACCCTTGACGTCGTTCTGGTGTATAATCGATCCAATACCACTCTGCATCTATACGACATCATCGGAAGCCGCATCCCAAATCTCCATATGATCACGAGTTGCTTTGACTTCGATATTTCAAAAGTAGAAATCCATTTTTCCCCCGATTTGCTAGAAGCGTCCGAAGTAAAAATCGTAACCAATCCCCATCAACGACTTATGGTAAGAGGGGACCTGCCTACGGAGAAATACTATTTCGCGATACCGTCGATTGCTGAATTTTGAGGAGGTCTATGTTTAAATAGAAACAGAAAGAGAAATGGAGAGGTGAACCATGAACCAACTGACAACCAGAAGCGGAGAACTCTCCACGGAATTGCGGGAAGTATTGGAAAAGGCAAGAGATTACACGCAACAATCCAAGGCTGCTAATACCAAGAAAAGCTATCGAGCGGACTGGAATGATTTCACCACCTGGTGCGGGGAAAGGGGATTATCTCCACTTCCCGCCGATCCGCAAACTGTGGCGTTGTATTTGAGCGACCTGGCGGACCGGCGCAAAACCTCCACGTTGCAGCGAAGGTTATCTGCCATTTCGCAAGCACACCAGGCCGCTGGCTACGACACTCCGACCAGCAGCTACATCGTACGTACAGTATGGGCTGGGATTCGGCGGGCCAAGGGAACTTTCCAGGAAGGAAAAGACCCGATTCTCGTGGATGATTTGAGGCGG
This window contains:
- a CDS encoding GNAT family N-acetyltransferase, translated to MNNLHFDHSYCDNHLKRKALIALFEMVFGISSDFLSCFYERGYWDPTYRPYSFFKGNKVVANVSMFDMPLVINGQNVKAAGIQSVMTHPSYRGKGLIRKLFVEIFSRYEHQYPLFFLYTQIPAMYQKFGFRVLSQYHFICEDVEKIGKQKPLMELDMHNEQDANMVRKMFDKRAPVSHVFGFRHHQSAFFFQVLSGDTKVKVAYAPTLDVVLVYNRSNTTLHLYDIIGSRIPNLHMITSCFDFDISKVEIHFSPDLLEASEVKIVTNPHQRLMVRGDLPTEKYYFAIPSIAEF